The Betta splendens chromosome 4, fBetSpl5.4, whole genome shotgun sequence genome contains a region encoding:
- the sycp2l gene encoding synaptonemal complex protein 2-like isoform X4 — MKDSRAPPSALWTRWLPSLSLQDLCGSGFSRVLVVLKSLRILSENKDDLQTLIDNGLTAKVLLWFDAVLDLLTSDLHRSSAPLLSLMEEFCDYFLVLGQASLPASQLSVVLLHLARVALDTRIHFPLRLEAVRTFNSVLEPLSRDQRKVIQNDQNQILSQVAAAVLTVGDYELQVSLSEALCRLTPRKDREQRASQWFSNRDISRAFCEIRDGDFEVDCRRFLNFINCYHGDQRRVYTFPCLTAFLESTQLFQPKDEKLDDFWIDFNVGSGCISFFIDEPQVAFLWGSIHLLRDEVDHYSLQLKEDEVVLSVSLTNPIMHHNSRGQTVKLSFSCEHQKELGEATERVFMKAQSSPQVKDPVGPVQASPSVAKHGDRSYSRKKQQSKSVLKILPLSSPSSEDESSAPKAAGRNRAEVLFDQIVHSTPSYRSGVHVRAALDSPDPTDPFGQSGSDLKQFPVCFQDVSSSSRKRSAQDSGYLSDPNVSTQKPKMEPRSEGEDSAQTGCPVVVEEEDGFCTEEAGLSAEHPVTEPEAPPQLDLTSGITAAFRRFKDQLEKHFADCWTKVESEVLLSLNECHQHVASLLTAVHQHRSLMLLKFENGITDQLEQLDRTSTNLNCINSQILSFFQSEMKQLGSFCDEHLQRLKSLENEDDSVTQ, encoded by the exons ATGAAGGACTCACGAGCACCACCCTCAGCACTCTGGACACGCTGGTTACCAAG tttgtctctgcaggatcTGTGTGGGTCGGGTTTTAGTAGAGTCCTGGTTGTGCTGAAGTCTTTGCGGATTCTCTCAGAGAACAAGGACGACCTGCAGACCCTCATCGACAATGGACTGACCGCTAAA gtgctgctgtggtttgatGCTGTCCTTGacctgctgacctctgacctccacagAAGCTCTGCCCCCCTGCTGAGCCTAATGGAAGAGTTCTGTGACTACTTCCTG GTGCTGGGTCAAGCCTCCCTCCCAG CCAGTCAGCTGtccgtcgtcctcctccacttgGCCAGGGTCGCTCTGGACACACGAATCCATTTCCCTCTGAGACTGGAG GCCGTCAGGACATTCAATAGTGTCCTTGAGCCCTTGAGCCGGGATCAGCGCAAAGTGATCCAGAACGACCAGAACCAAATACT CTCCCAGGTGGCGGCAGCGGTTCTTACTGTTGGAG ACTATGAGCTGCAGGTCAGCCTGTCGGAGGCTCTGTGCCGCCTGACGCCCAGAAAGGACCGCGAGCAGAGAGCCAGTCAGTGGTTCTCCAACCGTGACATCAGCAGGGCCTTCTGTGAAATCAGGGACGGAGACTTCGAGGTG GACTGCAGACGTTTCCTTAATTTCATTAATTGTTACCATGGAGACCAGAGGAG GGTCTACACCTTCCCCTGTCTCACAGCCTTTCTTGAATCCACTCAG CTTTTTCAACCCAAAGACGAAAAACTGGATGACTTCTGGATTGACTTCAATGTGGGTTCAGGATGTATCAGTTTCTTCATCGATGAACCCCAGGTA GCATTCCTGTGGGGGTCCATCCACCTGCTGAGGGACGAGGTGGACCACTACAgtctgcagctgaaggaggacg AGGTGGTCCTCAGCGTCAGCCTGACCAATCCCATCATGCACCACAACAGCAGAGGTCAGACTGTGAAACTGAGCTTCAGCTGCGAACATCAGAAGGAGCTGGGGGAGGCGACGGAGCGAGTCTTCATG AAAGCCCAGAGTTCTCCCCAGGTTAAAGACCCAGTTGGTCCAGTCCAGGCTTCTCCCTCTGTAGCTAAACATGGTGATCGCTCCTACAGCAGGAAGAAGCAACAGAGCAAGAGTGTCCTGAAGA TTCTGCCGCTGTCTTCACCGAGCAGCGAGGACGAGTCATCGGCACCGAAG GCTGCAGGAAGAAACCGGGCCGAGGTTCTGTTCGATCAGATTGTGCACTCCACTCCGTCGTACCGCTCAG GCGTTCATGTGCGGGCGGCGCTGGACTCCCCTGATCCCACAGACCCGTTTGGACAAAGCGGATCCGACTTGAAGCAG tttcctgtttgctttcaggatgtttccagctccagcaggaagaGATCTGCCCAGGATTCAG GTTACCTGTCGGACCCAAACGTGTCGACCCAAAAGCCAAAGATGGAGCCCCGGTCCGAGGGAGAGGACTCGGCCCAGACAG GGTGCCCGGTtgttgtggaggaggaggatggattcTGCACCGAGGAGGCGGGCTTATCTGCTGAGCATCCTGTGACAGAACCAGAAGCACCGCCTCAGTTGGACCTGACCTCAGGCATCACAGCTGCCTTCAGGCGTTTCAAAGATCAGCTAGAAAAGCATTTTGCT GATTGTTGGACCAAAGTAGAATCTGAAGTTCTGCTGTCCCTGAATGAGTGTCACCAGCATGTGGCCTCACTGCTAACAGCAGTCCACCAACACAG gtcATTAATGCTGCTGAAGTTTGAGAACGGCATCACTGATCAACTGGAACAACTGGACCGGACTTCCACAAATCTGAACTGCATCAACTCCCAGATCCTG AGTTTCTTCCAGTCTGAGATGAAGCAGCTTGGCTCCTTTTGCGATGAGCACCTGCAGAG GTTGAAATCTTTGGAAAATGAGGATGATTCGGTCACACAGTGA
- the sycp2l gene encoding synaptonemal complex protein 2-like isoform X2 produces MFAVKIDDCLLRGDSSHLVSVIQYEGLTSTTLSTLDTLVTKDLCGSGFSRVLVVLKSLRILSENKDDLQTLIDNGLTAKVLLWFDAVLDLLTSDLHRSSAPLLSLMEEFCDYFLVLGQASLPASQLSVVLLHLARVALDTRIHFPLRLEAVRTFNSVLEPLSRDQRKVIQNDQNQILSQVAAAVLTVGDYELQVSLSEALCRLTPRKDREQRASQWFSNRDISRAFCEIRDGDFEVDCRRFLNFINCYHGDQRRVYTFPCLTAFLESTQLFQPKDEKLDDFWIDFNVGSGCISFFIDEPQAFLWGSIHLLRDEVDHYSLQLKEDEVVLSVSLTNPIMHHNSRGQTVKLSFSCEHQKELGEATERVFMKAQSSPQVKDPVGPVQASPSVAKHGDRSYSRKKQQSKSVLKILPLSSPSSEDESSAPKAAGRNRAEVLFDQIVHSTPSYRSGVHVRAALDSPDPTDPFGQSGSDLKQFPVCFQDVSSSSRKRSAQDSGYLSDPNVSTQKPKMEPRSEGEDSAQTGCPVVVEEEDGFCTEEAGLSAEHPVTEPEAPPQLDLTSGITAAFRRFKDQLEKHFADCWTKVESEVLLSLNECHQHVASLLTAVHQHRSLMLLKFENGITDQLEQLDRTSTNLNCINSQILSFFQSEMKQLGSFCDEHLQRLKSLENEDDSVTQ; encoded by the exons ATG TTTGCGGTAAAGATAGACGACTGTCTGCTTCGTGGAGACTCTTCTCATCTGGTCTCTGTGATTCAGTATGAAGGACTCACGAGCACCACCCTCAGCACTCTGGACACGCTGGTTACCAAG gatcTGTGTGGGTCGGGTTTTAGTAGAGTCCTGGTTGTGCTGAAGTCTTTGCGGATTCTCTCAGAGAACAAGGACGACCTGCAGACCCTCATCGACAATGGACTGACCGCTAAA gtgctgctgtggtttgatGCTGTCCTTGacctgctgacctctgacctccacagAAGCTCTGCCCCCCTGCTGAGCCTAATGGAAGAGTTCTGTGACTACTTCCTG GTGCTGGGTCAAGCCTCCCTCCCAG CCAGTCAGCTGtccgtcgtcctcctccacttgGCCAGGGTCGCTCTGGACACACGAATCCATTTCCCTCTGAGACTGGAG GCCGTCAGGACATTCAATAGTGTCCTTGAGCCCTTGAGCCGGGATCAGCGCAAAGTGATCCAGAACGACCAGAACCAAATACT CTCCCAGGTGGCGGCAGCGGTTCTTACTGTTGGAG ACTATGAGCTGCAGGTCAGCCTGTCGGAGGCTCTGTGCCGCCTGACGCCCAGAAAGGACCGCGAGCAGAGAGCCAGTCAGTGGTTCTCCAACCGTGACATCAGCAGGGCCTTCTGTGAAATCAGGGACGGAGACTTCGAGGTG GACTGCAGACGTTTCCTTAATTTCATTAATTGTTACCATGGAGACCAGAGGAG GGTCTACACCTTCCCCTGTCTCACAGCCTTTCTTGAATCCACTCAG CTTTTTCAACCCAAAGACGAAAAACTGGATGACTTCTGGATTGACTTCAATGTGGGTTCAGGATGTATCAGTTTCTTCATCGATGAACCCCAG GCATTCCTGTGGGGGTCCATCCACCTGCTGAGGGACGAGGTGGACCACTACAgtctgcagctgaaggaggacg AGGTGGTCCTCAGCGTCAGCCTGACCAATCCCATCATGCACCACAACAGCAGAGGTCAGACTGTGAAACTGAGCTTCAGCTGCGAACATCAGAAGGAGCTGGGGGAGGCGACGGAGCGAGTCTTCATG AAAGCCCAGAGTTCTCCCCAGGTTAAAGACCCAGTTGGTCCAGTCCAGGCTTCTCCCTCTGTAGCTAAACATGGTGATCGCTCCTACAGCAGGAAGAAGCAACAGAGCAAGAGTGTCCTGAAGA TTCTGCCGCTGTCTTCACCGAGCAGCGAGGACGAGTCATCGGCACCGAAG GCTGCAGGAAGAAACCGGGCCGAGGTTCTGTTCGATCAGATTGTGCACTCCACTCCGTCGTACCGCTCAG GCGTTCATGTGCGGGCGGCGCTGGACTCCCCTGATCCCACAGACCCGTTTGGACAAAGCGGATCCGACTTGAAGCAG tttcctgtttgctttcaggatgtttccagctccagcaggaagaGATCTGCCCAGGATTCAG GTTACCTGTCGGACCCAAACGTGTCGACCCAAAAGCCAAAGATGGAGCCCCGGTCCGAGGGAGAGGACTCGGCCCAGACAG GGTGCCCGGTtgttgtggaggaggaggatggattcTGCACCGAGGAGGCGGGCTTATCTGCTGAGCATCCTGTGACAGAACCAGAAGCACCGCCTCAGTTGGACCTGACCTCAGGCATCACAGCTGCCTTCAGGCGTTTCAAAGATCAGCTAGAAAAGCATTTTGCT GATTGTTGGACCAAAGTAGAATCTGAAGTTCTGCTGTCCCTGAATGAGTGTCACCAGCATGTGGCCTCACTGCTAACAGCAGTCCACCAACACAG gtcATTAATGCTGCTGAAGTTTGAGAACGGCATCACTGATCAACTGGAACAACTGGACCGGACTTCCACAAATCTGAACTGCATCAACTCCCAGATCCTG AGTTTCTTCCAGTCTGAGATGAAGCAGCTTGGCTCCTTTTGCGATGAGCACCTGCAGAG GTTGAAATCTTTGGAAAATGAGGATGATTCGGTCACACAGTGA
- the sycp2l gene encoding synaptonemal complex protein 2-like isoform X3, with the protein MFAVKIDDCLLRGDSSHLVSVIQYEGLTSTTLSTLDTLVTKDLCGSGFSRVLVVLKSLRILSENKDDLQTLIDNGLTAKVLLWFDAVLDLLTSDLHRSSAPLLSLMEEFCDYFLVLGQASLPASQLSVVLLHLARVALDTRIHFPLRLEAVRTFNSVLEPLSRDQRKVIQNDQNQILSQVAAAVLTVGDYELQVSLSEALCRLTPRKDREQRASQWFSNRDISRAFCEIRDGDFEVDCRRFLNFINCYHGDQRRVYTFPCLTAFLESTQLFQPKDEKLDDFWIDFNVGSGCISFFIDEPQVAFLWGSIHLLRDEVDHYSLQLKEDEVVLSVSLTNPIMHHNSRGQTVKLSFSCEHQKELGEATERVFMKAQSSPQVKDPVGPVQASPSVAKHGDRSYSRKKQQSKSVLKILPLSSPSSEDESSAPKAAGRNRAEVLFDQIVHSTPSYRSGVHVRAALDSPDPTDPFGQSGSDLKQDVSSSSRKRSAQDSGYLSDPNVSTQKPKMEPRSEGEDSAQTGCPVVVEEEDGFCTEEAGLSAEHPVTEPEAPPQLDLTSGITAAFRRFKDQLEKHFADCWTKVESEVLLSLNECHQHVASLLTAVHQHRSLMLLKFENGITDQLEQLDRTSTNLNCINSQILSFFQSEMKQLGSFCDEHLQRLKSLENEDDSVTQ; encoded by the exons ATG TTTGCGGTAAAGATAGACGACTGTCTGCTTCGTGGAGACTCTTCTCATCTGGTCTCTGTGATTCAGTATGAAGGACTCACGAGCACCACCCTCAGCACTCTGGACACGCTGGTTACCAAG gatcTGTGTGGGTCGGGTTTTAGTAGAGTCCTGGTTGTGCTGAAGTCTTTGCGGATTCTCTCAGAGAACAAGGACGACCTGCAGACCCTCATCGACAATGGACTGACCGCTAAA gtgctgctgtggtttgatGCTGTCCTTGacctgctgacctctgacctccacagAAGCTCTGCCCCCCTGCTGAGCCTAATGGAAGAGTTCTGTGACTACTTCCTG GTGCTGGGTCAAGCCTCCCTCCCAG CCAGTCAGCTGtccgtcgtcctcctccacttgGCCAGGGTCGCTCTGGACACACGAATCCATTTCCCTCTGAGACTGGAG GCCGTCAGGACATTCAATAGTGTCCTTGAGCCCTTGAGCCGGGATCAGCGCAAAGTGATCCAGAACGACCAGAACCAAATACT CTCCCAGGTGGCGGCAGCGGTTCTTACTGTTGGAG ACTATGAGCTGCAGGTCAGCCTGTCGGAGGCTCTGTGCCGCCTGACGCCCAGAAAGGACCGCGAGCAGAGAGCCAGTCAGTGGTTCTCCAACCGTGACATCAGCAGGGCCTTCTGTGAAATCAGGGACGGAGACTTCGAGGTG GACTGCAGACGTTTCCTTAATTTCATTAATTGTTACCATGGAGACCAGAGGAG GGTCTACACCTTCCCCTGTCTCACAGCCTTTCTTGAATCCACTCAG CTTTTTCAACCCAAAGACGAAAAACTGGATGACTTCTGGATTGACTTCAATGTGGGTTCAGGATGTATCAGTTTCTTCATCGATGAACCCCAGGTA GCATTCCTGTGGGGGTCCATCCACCTGCTGAGGGACGAGGTGGACCACTACAgtctgcagctgaaggaggacg AGGTGGTCCTCAGCGTCAGCCTGACCAATCCCATCATGCACCACAACAGCAGAGGTCAGACTGTGAAACTGAGCTTCAGCTGCGAACATCAGAAGGAGCTGGGGGAGGCGACGGAGCGAGTCTTCATG AAAGCCCAGAGTTCTCCCCAGGTTAAAGACCCAGTTGGTCCAGTCCAGGCTTCTCCCTCTGTAGCTAAACATGGTGATCGCTCCTACAGCAGGAAGAAGCAACAGAGCAAGAGTGTCCTGAAGA TTCTGCCGCTGTCTTCACCGAGCAGCGAGGACGAGTCATCGGCACCGAAG GCTGCAGGAAGAAACCGGGCCGAGGTTCTGTTCGATCAGATTGTGCACTCCACTCCGTCGTACCGCTCAG GCGTTCATGTGCGGGCGGCGCTGGACTCCCCTGATCCCACAGACCCGTTTGGACAAAGCGGATCCGACTTGAAGCAG gatgtttccagctccagcaggaagaGATCTGCCCAGGATTCAG GTTACCTGTCGGACCCAAACGTGTCGACCCAAAAGCCAAAGATGGAGCCCCGGTCCGAGGGAGAGGACTCGGCCCAGACAG GGTGCCCGGTtgttgtggaggaggaggatggattcTGCACCGAGGAGGCGGGCTTATCTGCTGAGCATCCTGTGACAGAACCAGAAGCACCGCCTCAGTTGGACCTGACCTCAGGCATCACAGCTGCCTTCAGGCGTTTCAAAGATCAGCTAGAAAAGCATTTTGCT GATTGTTGGACCAAAGTAGAATCTGAAGTTCTGCTGTCCCTGAATGAGTGTCACCAGCATGTGGCCTCACTGCTAACAGCAGTCCACCAACACAG gtcATTAATGCTGCTGAAGTTTGAGAACGGCATCACTGATCAACTGGAACAACTGGACCGGACTTCCACAAATCTGAACTGCATCAACTCCCAGATCCTG AGTTTCTTCCAGTCTGAGATGAAGCAGCTTGGCTCCTTTTGCGATGAGCACCTGCAGAG GTTGAAATCTTTGGAAAATGAGGATGATTCGGTCACACAGTGA
- the sycp2l gene encoding synaptonemal complex protein 2-like isoform X1, translating to MFAVKIDDCLLRGDSSHLVSVIQYEGLTSTTLSTLDTLVTKDLCGSGFSRVLVVLKSLRILSENKDDLQTLIDNGLTAKVLLWFDAVLDLLTSDLHRSSAPLLSLMEEFCDYFLVLGQASLPASQLSVVLLHLARVALDTRIHFPLRLEAVRTFNSVLEPLSRDQRKVIQNDQNQILSQVAAAVLTVGDYELQVSLSEALCRLTPRKDREQRASQWFSNRDISRAFCEIRDGDFEVDCRRFLNFINCYHGDQRRVYTFPCLTAFLESTQLFQPKDEKLDDFWIDFNVGSGCISFFIDEPQVAFLWGSIHLLRDEVDHYSLQLKEDEVVLSVSLTNPIMHHNSRGQTVKLSFSCEHQKELGEATERVFMKAQSSPQVKDPVGPVQASPSVAKHGDRSYSRKKQQSKSVLKILPLSSPSSEDESSAPKAAGRNRAEVLFDQIVHSTPSYRSGVHVRAALDSPDPTDPFGQSGSDLKQFPVCFQDVSSSSRKRSAQDSGYLSDPNVSTQKPKMEPRSEGEDSAQTGCPVVVEEEDGFCTEEAGLSAEHPVTEPEAPPQLDLTSGITAAFRRFKDQLEKHFADCWTKVESEVLLSLNECHQHVASLLTAVHQHRSLMLLKFENGITDQLEQLDRTSTNLNCINSQILSFFQSEMKQLGSFCDEHLQRLKSLENEDDSVTQ from the exons ATG TTTGCGGTAAAGATAGACGACTGTCTGCTTCGTGGAGACTCTTCTCATCTGGTCTCTGTGATTCAGTATGAAGGACTCACGAGCACCACCCTCAGCACTCTGGACACGCTGGTTACCAAG gatcTGTGTGGGTCGGGTTTTAGTAGAGTCCTGGTTGTGCTGAAGTCTTTGCGGATTCTCTCAGAGAACAAGGACGACCTGCAGACCCTCATCGACAATGGACTGACCGCTAAA gtgctgctgtggtttgatGCTGTCCTTGacctgctgacctctgacctccacagAAGCTCTGCCCCCCTGCTGAGCCTAATGGAAGAGTTCTGTGACTACTTCCTG GTGCTGGGTCAAGCCTCCCTCCCAG CCAGTCAGCTGtccgtcgtcctcctccacttgGCCAGGGTCGCTCTGGACACACGAATCCATTTCCCTCTGAGACTGGAG GCCGTCAGGACATTCAATAGTGTCCTTGAGCCCTTGAGCCGGGATCAGCGCAAAGTGATCCAGAACGACCAGAACCAAATACT CTCCCAGGTGGCGGCAGCGGTTCTTACTGTTGGAG ACTATGAGCTGCAGGTCAGCCTGTCGGAGGCTCTGTGCCGCCTGACGCCCAGAAAGGACCGCGAGCAGAGAGCCAGTCAGTGGTTCTCCAACCGTGACATCAGCAGGGCCTTCTGTGAAATCAGGGACGGAGACTTCGAGGTG GACTGCAGACGTTTCCTTAATTTCATTAATTGTTACCATGGAGACCAGAGGAG GGTCTACACCTTCCCCTGTCTCACAGCCTTTCTTGAATCCACTCAG CTTTTTCAACCCAAAGACGAAAAACTGGATGACTTCTGGATTGACTTCAATGTGGGTTCAGGATGTATCAGTTTCTTCATCGATGAACCCCAGGTA GCATTCCTGTGGGGGTCCATCCACCTGCTGAGGGACGAGGTGGACCACTACAgtctgcagctgaaggaggacg AGGTGGTCCTCAGCGTCAGCCTGACCAATCCCATCATGCACCACAACAGCAGAGGTCAGACTGTGAAACTGAGCTTCAGCTGCGAACATCAGAAGGAGCTGGGGGAGGCGACGGAGCGAGTCTTCATG AAAGCCCAGAGTTCTCCCCAGGTTAAAGACCCAGTTGGTCCAGTCCAGGCTTCTCCCTCTGTAGCTAAACATGGTGATCGCTCCTACAGCAGGAAGAAGCAACAGAGCAAGAGTGTCCTGAAGA TTCTGCCGCTGTCTTCACCGAGCAGCGAGGACGAGTCATCGGCACCGAAG GCTGCAGGAAGAAACCGGGCCGAGGTTCTGTTCGATCAGATTGTGCACTCCACTCCGTCGTACCGCTCAG GCGTTCATGTGCGGGCGGCGCTGGACTCCCCTGATCCCACAGACCCGTTTGGACAAAGCGGATCCGACTTGAAGCAG tttcctgtttgctttcaggatgtttccagctccagcaggaagaGATCTGCCCAGGATTCAG GTTACCTGTCGGACCCAAACGTGTCGACCCAAAAGCCAAAGATGGAGCCCCGGTCCGAGGGAGAGGACTCGGCCCAGACAG GGTGCCCGGTtgttgtggaggaggaggatggattcTGCACCGAGGAGGCGGGCTTATCTGCTGAGCATCCTGTGACAGAACCAGAAGCACCGCCTCAGTTGGACCTGACCTCAGGCATCACAGCTGCCTTCAGGCGTTTCAAAGATCAGCTAGAAAAGCATTTTGCT GATTGTTGGACCAAAGTAGAATCTGAAGTTCTGCTGTCCCTGAATGAGTGTCACCAGCATGTGGCCTCACTGCTAACAGCAGTCCACCAACACAG gtcATTAATGCTGCTGAAGTTTGAGAACGGCATCACTGATCAACTGGAACAACTGGACCGGACTTCCACAAATCTGAACTGCATCAACTCCCAGATCCTG AGTTTCTTCCAGTCTGAGATGAAGCAGCTTGGCTCCTTTTGCGATGAGCACCTGCAGAG GTTGAAATCTTTGGAAAATGAGGATGATTCGGTCACACAGTGA